CCGCTGATATCGAAAGTCCATTAATGTCCTTAGACCTTCGTCCACCATAAACACTACATCTGCACCTTTGCCTCCGTCACCGCCGGCAGGGCCGCCCTTTGGTACATATTTTTCACGGCGGAAAGCAACCATCCCATTGCCCCCATCGCCGCCTTTTACATAAATCTTTACTTGATCGACAAACATTTTATTCCTCCTGCCGCACATCACCTAGATGAAAGGCATAAATACCTCTAGTGCGAGTTCATTTTCAAAGAATTCCTTAACTGTTATGTCCAGCATGACTTTGTGTTCAGTAAGGAATTTCTCTATTTGTTCATTGTGTATTATTATCCCGCTAAAATCGAAAAAGAATCGAATACCGTCTGATTGCGGCTCTATTGTAATCGACAAATTATTTTCATGAAAAAGCTCTATTGAATGATTTAAGCAGGAAAAAAATAATTCAGTCCAATTGGTCAAGAGTTCATCTTGTATTTTTAATGACTCTTGGTCATCCAATACTTCATATTCCAATTTAAAAGCATTTTGATCCCAGTTTGCTTTTAATAAAAATGATGCAAAACGAGGCATTGGCAGATTTGACAGCTTTGTTTCGTGCTGTGCTTCAATAACAATATCATTTATAACTGCTTTGGCCCGGTCCATTCGATTTAAATCAAGGTTCCCCTTTATAATCTGCAGCTTATTTAACCAATCATGACGCGAATGCCGCAGCACTTCAATTATATCCCAATCTTTCTCCATACCTTCGCTCCCAATTCATTGTCGGAAAACTGTTTTGCTGATAGTATATCAAAAAAACAACCATGAGTAAGCAATTTTGCGTGTTTTGAATCCATTCGAAGAGGGAAAAATGTGCTTACTGAAGAAATCAACGTGAAGATGTTCAGAAAGGCCTTATAAAAAGAAAACTCTAACCGGTCAGGTTAGAGCTTTCGGATATCTTTATGCTTCTTGAGCTACTGGATAGACACTTACTTTTTTGCGGTCACGACCAAAACGTTCGAATTTTACAACGCCGTCGATTTTTGCAAATAAAGTATCGTCTCCGCCGCGGCCAACGTTTTCACCTGGATAAATCTTGGTTCCGCGTTGACGATAAAGGATAGATCCGCCGGTAACGAATTGACCGTCTGCACGCTTAGCACCAAGGCGCTTTGCGATTGAGTCACGTCCGTTCTTTGTAGAACCTACTCCTTTTTTAGAAGCGAAAAACTGAAGATCAAATCTTAACATTTGTTCCACCTCCTACGGTTTGAAGGTAATTCTTATGTGCTTTCCGTAAGCTTTCTCAATCTCTTGCAGTGACAGAACCATGGCATTAAGAAGCAACTGTACTTTCTCATCGGTTTCAACTGAAAGGTTTTCAGGAAACACGCATTTAAGAAAGCCGGATTCTCCTTGATCTGCTTCGGCAGCGACACCCGTCAGCACCTCAATCGAATTGACGATGCCAAGCGTTACCGCTGATGCCCCCGCACAAACGATATCCTCGCCGTGCTCAGCAAATTCAGCATGTCCCATCATTGTAAAAGAATGAATCTTTCCGGAATCAGTACGATTAATCGTAATTCGAATCATCTAAACGACAACACCTTACGCGTTGATTTTTTCGATGACTACTTTAGTATAAGGTTGACGATGACCTTGTTTCTTACGGTTGTTTTTCTTAGCTTTGTACTTGAAAACAATGATTTTCTTCGCACGGCCTTGTTTTTCAACTTTAGCTGTAACAGTAGCGCCTGCAACAACAGGACTGCCAACTTTTACAGTTTCACCGCCAACGAAAAGAACTTTGTCAAAAGTAACAGTTTCGCCTGCTTCTGCATTTAATTTCTCAATGTAGATTGCTTGGCCTTCTTCAACTTTCAATTGTTTACCGCCAGTTTCGATAATTGCGTACATGAACTGCACCTCCTTATAAACTCAGACTCGCCATCAACAGGTGATTTGCAATAAGCAAAAACTTAAAACCTGTTCAGTGCGGTTGTAGCACGGGTGCTACAAACATAACAGTAAAATACTATCATACTCTCATCGATAGTGTCAATAATATTTCGTGATCTTTTCACCAATCTCTTGTCTGCTTCCTAGCTGTTTTACAATGTAATAAGGATTAGCAGAAGACTGTATCGAAAAATAAATAGTCAAATGAAGCAGCTCTTCTAAACTGGAACGGAATCTTTCATCTGGTCCTAATAATTCTGCTTTAACTTCTAATGTCGTCTCAATGAGGACTGCTTCAAAATCAGAGTTCCTGTGCTCCAGCAATTCCCTTTCCAAACGGAAGGCGATCGTTTCTGCACTTAAAATTCGCCCAGTACCATCACATATCGGACATTTCTTTTGCAATGTCCCGGAAATTGCCTCTTTCGTCCGCTTCCGTGTCAGCTGTAAGATTCCTAACTCTGTAAAACCAATGACTTTTGTCCGTTTTGCATCCTTGGCCAGCTCCGATTCAATTAACTGCAAAATCATTTGCCTGTCTGGTACCCGGACCATATCAATGAAGTCGATTAATATTATACCGCCAATATCACGTAAACGGAGCTGACGGAGGATTTCCATTGCTGCCAATTGGTTGGTTTTTAGGACTGTATCCTGATAGTCCGTCTTACCCGAAAATTTCCCTGTATTCACATCAATGACCGTCAATGCCTCTGTTTCGTCAAAAACGAGATAGGAACCGTTATCAAGCCAAACGATCCGTTTCAACGCTTTTTCAATTTCTTGCTCAACACGAAAAACAGAGAAAATATTTTCTTTCCCACTATAAAAAGCATAATGAAGATGCGGGCTTTTTTGCTCAAGTATTTTTTTTATTTCCAGGTCATCTGTCACAACTTCTCCTGAAGTCATTTTTGCTATTTGTTCTTGGATCCTTTCAAAAAATGTATCTTTTTGAAAAATAATACCTGTTTTTTTGAGCACGGATGTTCTTTTTAGCAATTCCTGATATTGCTGCCTTAAATCATCCAGTTCTGATTGCAGCTCCGTTTCTTCCGCTGTAATGCTGGAGGTTCGAAAAATTAGCCCCTCTTCTGTTGCTTTGATGCGGGTGCCAAGCTTCCGAAGCTGGGTTTTTATGTGCTCATCAGCAATTTTCTTTGAAACGGCAACATAGCGGCCATTTGGCATGTATATCAGATGGTTTCCTTCTAATTCTACAATTCCCGTCACTTTCGGGCCTTTAGTACCTACAGCATCCTTGTCAACTTGAACAAGTAGTTTTTCCCCTTGGTGAACAAAAGAAGTGATGCTTTTGTTCTTTTCAGCAGATAAAACATATGAAGGGATCGTATCGCGGTGCAAATAGGCATTTTTTGACTCCCCTATATCTATAAAAGCTGCATTCATTCCCGGCAGTACCTTTGTTACAGTTCCATAATAGATATTGCCGACCAGAGATTGCTGCTCCGGCCGGTCAAAACCAAGCTTTTCGACCCGTTGATCATGTATAAAAACATATCGTTTTTCACGACCCATATAGTTAATGATTAACTTATCCAAACCGGCAATTCCTCACTTTTCCTATAATAGTCCTATTATACCTTTTTAATAAGAAAAGAGAAGGTCGCCAAGTTTATCCGTTAACCGTTTTTCTTTAAAATAAGCATGCAGCAGCTCATTTTCGTCCAATGTGCCTTTTTCCCCGCCTTCTGCATTTACGATAATCGGGTGCTTGCAACCGCGCTGAAATTTCTCTAAAACGTGAATCACCAATTCCTGTTCATTTGCTTGAATAGGCTTCAAAACACTTAAACTAGCTCTTTTCCCATAATATCTCTCCAATAAAAAACGCATGAAAATAAATCTTCGCTGCTTCCATTCGTGGTAAAGCGAGAATACTAAAAATGCGATGACAATCCAGACATTTATATGTGTCGGAGCAGTCAACAAGATGGCCAGTGAAAAGATGAATAAACTAAAGAAGGAAAGTACGAGCGTGAACCGATGGGCACTGGAAAATGAATTTTTTAACGAGAACAGTAAAAATACCAGTTTTCCACCATCCAGCGGCCAAATCGGGAACAAATTAAATAGTAATATCATCAGGTTGTAATAAATAATTAACTGAAAGACATCCTCTGATATCAATTGAAAGAAAAAACAGGCAAACGCCGCCGCCATCATCCAAAGATGCTGAAGCGGTCCCATAAGCACCACAATCGCTTCCTCCTTTAACGGACGATTCCCATGTTCATCCATTTCTGCCACTCCGCCAAAAGGAAGGAGCGTGATTTTTTTGATTCTCCATGAAAAAAAAGAAGCTGCCGCTGCATGCCCCATTTCATGGATAAAAATGATTGCCAATAATAAGCAGACTTCTAGAAAATGAGCTGTCACAATGGAGAGGCCAATGACAATCCAAAGTAACGGATGAATTGAGACTAATCGAAATAGCTGGACCCATTTATTCAAAACGAATCACCTTGCTTGGATCGACAAAACTATCACCTTTTTTAATGGCAAAATAATATTTCCCTTTTGTTTGGTCCTCAGCTTTTGCCGTTGAAACTGTCCCTACAACCGTTCTTTTTTTGATATAGTCATATAAATTAACTTTTATTTCAGCCAAATTTCCGTACCAGGTTTCTGATTTGTCGGGATGTTGGACAATAACTGTTTTTCCCAATCCTTCCTTTACACCTGCAAACCGAACAAAGCCGTCATTTATAGCTTGGACTGCTGCTCCCTTTTGTGTCTCAATCATAATGCCCTGTCCGTTCTTTTGAAAATTTTCCAGGATTTTGCCCATCGCCGGAACAGCATATTCACTTTGAACTGTTTGCGTTTTATTTGTCTGATCCTGCTGCGAAAATGGCAGCAATGCCAAAGGCTTTCCGAATTTCTCTTCATACCATTGGGAAACAACAGCGAATTTAAAGTCGTCATCCATTGATTTTGTAACAAAGTCTCTCGCAGGAGCGAAACTGGCAGATTGATTCCTAAATAAAATGGCAACCGCTAAAAACAGTAGTATCGAAACCAAAATTTTGAAGAAGAAGATTTCCTTTTTAAATAAGGGATGTCCCTGGTCTTTCCCATCAGGATCAAATGAAGAAATGGGAGGAAATACGTGATGCTCATCATCTCCTGGCCAGATGATTCCCCGTTCATTACTAGGTGCTCCTGATTCTTTTTCTTTTTTCCTTTTGGCGATTCTTCGCCGTATTTCATCCGGTGTCGACCGCGCCATACTAATCCACCCTTTTTCCGCAATTTGTACAAGTCTATGTACGGCAAGTACAAAGTATGACAGGGATTAAAAAAGCCCGTCCACATTATTTGTGAACAGGCTTTACCATTTTTCTTTATTTAGATTCGAAACTAGGATTAACGAACACCAAAGAATTTTTTAAATTTGCTAAACATGCTTTTATTTGGTTCTTCCAGCGGCTGAAGCGGAATCGATTCTCCGAGAATTCTTCTTGCGACATTCCGATATGCGATGGAAGCTTTACTGTTAGGATTCAGAGCAATTGGTTCGCCATGGTTAGATGCTTTAATAACCTCTTCATCATCCGCAACGATGCCAACCAACTCGATGGATAAGTGTTGTGTAATTTCATCAAGATCCAGCATATCACCACTTTTCATCATATGATTGCGAATACGGTTAACAATCAATTTCGGTGCATCCATATGCTGCTCTTTTTCTAAAAGACCAATAATTCGATCAGCATCACGTACGGCAGATACCTCTGGAGTTGTAACCACAATGGCTTTATCCGCACCAGCGATCGCATTTTTATAGCCTTGTTCAATACCTGCAGGGCAGTCAATGATAATATAATCATAATCCTGCTTTAACTCATCGATTAATTCTTTCATCTGTTCAGGGGTAACAGCAGATTTATCAACAGTTTGAGCTGCAGGCAGCAAATATAATAATCCATCAAAACGCTTGTCCTTAACAAGAGCTTGGTGAATTTTGCATCGTTTTTCTACAACATCTACCAGATCATAAATAATTCTGTTTTCAAGTCCCATCACGACATCCAAGTTTCGAAGGCCGATATCTGTATCTACCAGGCACACTTTTTTACCTTGAAGGGCAAGAGATGTCCCAATATTAGCAGAAGTGGTGGTTTTGCCTACTCCGCCCTTACCGGATGTAATTACGATTGCTTCTCCCACTTTATTGTCCCCCTTCTAATCTCGTTAAATTAGGCCTTAAATGAATTAAAGCTTGTAATCTATCAATGATAATTTGATGATCTTCATTTATGTAAGCACATTCCATTTCACGATGCTCATTACTTGGACTATGATCAGGAGCCCGGTTAATGCAGCCGCTAATCCGAATTTGGGATGGCTTCATGCTTGATGCGGCAATAACTGCTTCTTCATTTCCAAAACAGCCGGCATGGGCGATTCCCTTTAAAGTGCCCATGATAAAAATATTGCCGCCAGCGATCACCTCTCCACCTGGGTTAACGTCGCCAATTAACAATAAATCCCCTGCAACTTTCAGAACCTGTCCCGACCGAATAATTCTTGAAACGGTTACGACTTCAGCCTCTGCCTTTAATTGAAAAGCTTCCTCTTTAGTAATGACATTTGATTCAATATCATCTACAACTAGATTCTTTTTTTGACGGATTAATGCTTTTAGCTCTTCCCGTTGTTCTTCTGTTAAATATCTATTTCCTACCTCAACTTTTACACCGATAACGTGGCGATCTTCTTGTGTCCTTAAGGTGGCTGAAAGCTTTTGGTCGAGTTCCCGTTTTAATTCTTCATAGGAACAGACATCATCAAGATAAAGGACCAGTCCATCCTTCGTCCCCTTTATAGTAACATTTTGCCGATTTTTCATGGAGAAATTTTCACCTCATAATTTAAGAAAACAATATTGGAATAAGCCGCTATTCTTATAAAGGATGAACTTATTCCAATTGAATACACACCATCGTAATAAATTTCGACATGATGTATCTGTTCTCCTCTTTTTTTATGAAAACAGCCTTGCCTAATCCATTGGGATTTCACATCAACGTCAGAAATTGTATGCTTTGTGGGCAATTCGTCATTCTTATTTACCAGCTAAAGAATCATTCTCCATTCAGCACGGCAGCGTATTTTTCAAAATATCTTTTTAACGGATATCCTACAATCAATATAAAGGCTGCATTTAATAAAATCGTAGGATAGAATCGTAAGTGAAGAAAACTTGTAAAATCAATGTTAGCCACATGAATTAAATGCTCCATCTCATATGCCCCGATCTCTAACAAGGCAACCGCTGAAATGGTGACAAGAAAGATAATCAGCAAATTGGTGTGTAAAATATTCATGATTTTCGATACAAGATAACAGATAAAAGGGAAAAGAAATAGATAGATGCCTAGAATTTCGACATATACCATATCAAATAATAATCCAAATATCGCGGCATACAATAACCCCTGTTTCTTTCCAACAAAAATGGTCAATAAAACCATTGCAATGAAGAGGAAATGAGGGGACAACATCCAATTATGTCCGAAAACTTGATCAGGCAAGTACTGAACAAAAAGGCTCTCTAATAGAAAAAGAAAGACAAACAAAAGAGGAAGAAGGAATTTTTTCACAAGTCCTCCTCCTTCCCGCTTGTCATTTCTGAAACCTCCGGCTGAGTCATTAAACGTTTAATCACGATGACATTTTGAATATCATAAAAGTCAGCGCCAGGTTTTACTAATGCCGTTTGATTCAGCCCATATTGATCCGGCTTCACATCCACAACCTTCCCGATGACCAATCCTTGCGGAAAGATTCCGCCCAAGCCGGAAGTAATCACCGTTTGACCTTTTTCAATCGTAGTCCCCGCTGGTATTGATTTTACCAGCAACAGTTTTTGTTTATCATCAAATCCTTGCACAAAACCATAGATAGGCGTCTTTCCTTGGATGAGCGCCGAAATACGGTTCTTCGGATCCATTGCACTCAATAACTCTACTGTCGAACTAAACTGATTGACATTCTTCACTTTCCCAATCAAACCGCTTGCGGTCACAACCGCCATATTTTTTTTAATCCCGTTTAAATTTCCCTTGTCAATAATGATCATTTCATTCCAACGATCAGGATTCCTACCAATAACAGTCGCCGGCAGCGGATCATAATCACTCAAGGTCTGTTTTTCACCAAGTGTTTTTCGCAAGTCCTCATTATCTTTCTTCAAACTTTGCGCTTCTGCTTCGATACTGGCAAGTTTATCGATTTTTGATTTCAATGTCTTATTCTCTTGATAGGTATTTTCTAGGTCCTGAAGACTTGCAATTAAGCCTGCAAAATAATGAGTAGGTTTCGCCACCAAGGATTGCACCCAGCCGGTTGTGTCTTTAACAAACTGCTCCGGCCATGATAGCTTGCTCCTCTCCCTTAAAGAAAATCCGATCAATGCCACGAGAACAATCATGCTGACAAGCAAAATAATCAGACGTTTATTCAAGAAGAACTGTGGCATGATGTAACACCTCTATTTTTCTCTGGCTTTGTTTTTAAATAAGTGAATATGGTCAAGTGCCCTGCCTGTACCAATCGCTACACAATCAAGCGGATTTTCAGCAATCAGGACTGGCATCTTCGTTTCTTCACTGATGACTCTGTCCAAATTACGAAGAAGTGCTCCCCCGCCTGTAAGTACAATGCCACGGTCCATAATATCGGCAGCAAGCTCCGGCGGTGTTTTCTCCAGCGTATTCTTCACCGCTTCAACTATAGCATAAACCGTGTCATTTAGGGCACTAGCAATTTCTTTGGCAGTAATTTCTATTGTTTTTGGCAAACCGGTCAATAAATCACGGCCACGAATTTCCATATTATCAATACCATCTGGTGACCCTGCAGAACCAATTTCCATTTTGATGGTTTCTGCTGTCCGGTCCCCTATCATTAAATTGTAATTTTTCCTTATATAAGAAATAATGGAATCATCCATTTCATCACCCGCAATACGAATCGATTGACTGGTAACAATACCTCCCAAGGAGATAATGGCAACCTCAGTTGTTCCACCTCCGATATCGACTACCATGCTTCCGGTAGGCTCCCAAACAGGAAGATTGGCACCGATTGCTGCTGCAAACGGTTCTTCAATTGTGTAGGCATCTTTAGCCCCCGCCTGTCTTGTTGCATCAATTACCGCTCTCTCTTCGACTGCAGTAATTCCAGATGGCACACAAACCATTACATGGGCTTTTGAAAACATGCCCTTATTTTTTTGAGCTTGGCGTATGTAATGTTTCATCATGGCGGCAGTTGTTTCAAAGTCTGCTATGACCCCATCCTTCATCGGTCTTAAGGCAACAACGTTACCCGGAGTCCGTCCAATCATATTTTTCGCGTCATTGCCGACGGCTACAATTTGTTTTGTATCTGTTTGAAACGAAACCACCGATGGCTCTCGCAGTACAATCCCTTTTCCTTTTACATAAACAAGCGTATTAGCAGTCCCTAAGTCTATTCCCAGGTCTTTTGTTCCAAATCCAAACATAATCGTGTATCTCCCTTTCTGATCGAAATGCAAATTTCAATAGGCAGGTAATGGTTATTTCTATATCTGTCTATTTTAACTATTTAATCATTCTGCTTGAAGCAGTCCTAAAAAATCATAACCAATATTATAGCCTATCGTCAAATAAAATCATAGTATTATAAATGTCCTTTTTCCTTGAGACTGACAAACTTATTTTCACCGATAATTAAATGATCGAGCAGATCAATTCCAATAATTTTCCCGCACTCCGCCAGCCTTTTAGTCACCTCAATATCCTCGCGGCTTGGCGCGGGGTCGCCAGAGGGATGATTATGCACGGCAATGATGGAGGCAGCGGATCGTTTTAATGCTTCACGGTAAACCTCTCTTGGGTGGACAATGGAAGCGTTTAAACTACCAATAAATACCGTTTGTTTATGAATAACCTGGTTTTTTGTATTTAAGTACAAACAGACAAAATGCTCTTGTGACAAAAAACGCATATCGTTCATTACATATTTGGCTCCATCCTCCGGGGAGCGTATGACATATCGTTCATCGAAGGAAAGATTGGCCATTCTCCGCCCAATTTCAACTGCAGCAAGTATTTGGATTGCCTTTGCCAATCCAATCCCTTTTATCTCAGTTATTTCTTCTAATGTGGCAGATTTCAACAGTCTTAAGCCCTCAAAATGGTTTAAAAGTCGATTAGATAACTGTAAAACTGATTCATCCTTTGTTCCCGTCCGAAGTAAAATGGCAATTAATTCATGATTAGACAAACTTTGTGGACCATGCTGTATAAACCGTTCCCTTGGGCGTTCGTCTTGAGGAAAATCCCGAATCATTAATTTATTTGCAAACATTTTTATTCCTC
Above is a genomic segment from Neobacillus endophyticus containing:
- a CDS encoding Rne/Rng family ribonuclease — translated: MDKLIINYMGREKRYVFIHDQRVEKLGFDRPEQQSLVGNIYYGTVTKVLPGMNAAFIDIGESKNAYLHRDTIPSYVLSAEKNKSITSFVHQGEKLLVQVDKDAVGTKGPKVTGIVELEGNHLIYMPNGRYVAVSKKIADEHIKTQLRKLGTRIKATEEGLIFRTSSITAEETELQSELDDLRQQYQELLKRTSVLKKTGIIFQKDTFFERIQEQIAKMTSGEVVTDDLEIKKILEQKSPHLHYAFYSGKENIFSVFRVEQEIEKALKRIVWLDNGSYLVFDETEALTVIDVNTGKFSGKTDYQDTVLKTNQLAAMEILRQLRLRDIGGIILIDFIDMVRVPDRQMILQLIESELAKDAKRTKVIGFTELGILQLTRKRTKEAISGTLQKKCPICDGTGRILSAETIAFRLERELLEHRNSDFEAVLIETTLEVKAELLGPDERFRSSLEELLHLTIYFSIQSSANPYYIVKQLGSRQEIGEKITKYY
- the mreC gene encoding rod shape-determining protein MreC → MPQFFLNKRLIILLVSMIVLVALIGFSLRERSKLSWPEQFVKDTTGWVQSLVAKPTHYFAGLIASLQDLENTYQENKTLKSKIDKLASIEAEAQSLKKDNEDLRKTLGEKQTLSDYDPLPATVIGRNPDRWNEMIIIDKGNLNGIKKNMAVVTASGLIGKVKNVNQFSSTVELLSAMDPKNRISALIQGKTPIYGFVQGFDDKQKLLLVKSIPAGTTIEKGQTVITSGLGGIFPQGLVIGKVVDVKPDQYGLNQTALVKPGADFYDIQNVIVIKRLMTQPEVSEMTSGKEEDL
- the minC gene encoding septum site-determining protein MinC, translated to MKNRQNVTIKGTKDGLVLYLDDVCSYEELKRELDQKLSATLRTQEDRHVIGVKVEVGNRYLTEEQREELKALIRQKKNLVVDDIESNVITKEEAFQLKAEAEVVTVSRIIRSGQVLKVAGDLLLIGDVNPGGEVIAGGNIFIMGTLKGIAHAGCFGNEEAVIAASSMKPSQIRISGCINRAPDHSPSNEHREMECAYINEDHQIIIDRLQALIHLRPNLTRLEGGQ
- the rplU gene encoding 50S ribosomal protein L21, with translation MYAIIETGGKQLKVEEGQAIYIEKLNAEAGETVTFDKVLFVGGETVKVGSPVVAGATVTAKVEKQGRAKKIIVFKYKAKKNNRKKQGHRQPYTKVVIEKINA
- a CDS encoding rod shape-determining protein is translated as MFGFGTKDLGIDLGTANTLVYVKGKGIVLREPSVVSFQTDTKQIVAVGNDAKNMIGRTPGNVVALRPMKDGVIADFETTAAMMKHYIRQAQKNKGMFSKAHVMVCVPSGITAVEERAVIDATRQAGAKDAYTIEEPFAAAIGANLPVWEPTGSMVVDIGGGTTEVAIISLGGIVTSQSIRIAGDEMDDSIISYIRKNYNLMIGDRTAETIKMEIGSAGSPDGIDNMEIRGRDLLTGLPKTIEITAKEIASALNDTVYAIVEAVKNTLEKTPPELAADIMDRGIVLTGGGALLRNLDRVISEETKMPVLIAENPLDCVAIGTGRALDHIHLFKNKAREK
- a CDS encoding ribosomal-processing cysteine protease Prp, translating into MIRITINRTDSGKIHSFTMMGHAEFAEHGEDIVCAGASAVTLGIVNSIEVLTGVAAEADQGESGFLKCVFPENLSVETDEKVQLLLNAMVLSLQEIEKAYGKHIRITFKP
- a CDS encoding sporulation initiation phosphotransferase B, with the translated sequence MEKDWDIIEVLRHSRHDWLNKLQIIKGNLDLNRMDRAKAVINDIVIEAQHETKLSNLPMPRFASFLLKANWDQNAFKLEYEVLDDQESLKIQDELLTNWTELFFSCLNHSIELFHENNLSITIEPQSDGIRFFFDFSGIIIHNEQIEKFLTEHKVMLDITVKEFFENELALEVFMPFI
- a CDS encoding M50 family metallopeptidase, with translation MNKWVQLFRLVSIHPLLWIVIGLSIVTAHFLEVCLLLAIIFIHEMGHAAAASFFSWRIKKITLLPFGGVAEMDEHGNRPLKEEAIVVLMGPLQHLWMMAAAFACFFFQLISEDVFQLIIYYNLMILLFNLFPIWPLDGGKLVFLLFSLKNSFSSAHRFTLVLSFFSLFIFSLAILLTAPTHINVWIVIAFLVFSLYHEWKQRRFIFMRFLLERYYGKRASLSVLKPIQANEQELVIHVLEKFQRGCKHPIIVNAEGGEKGTLDENELLHAYFKEKRLTDKLGDLLFSY
- a CDS encoding M23 family metallopeptidase is translated as MARSTPDEIRRRIAKRKKEKESGAPSNERGIIWPGDDEHHVFPPISSFDPDGKDQGHPLFKKEIFFFKILVSILLFLAVAILFRNQSASFAPARDFVTKSMDDDFKFAVVSQWYEEKFGKPLALLPFSQQDQTNKTQTVQSEYAVPAMGKILENFQKNGQGIMIETQKGAAVQAINDGFVRFAGVKEGLGKTVIVQHPDKSETWYGNLAEIKVNLYDYIKKRTVVGTVSTAKAEDQTKGKYYFAIKKGDSFVDPSKVIRFE
- the minD gene encoding septum site-determining protein MinD, producing the protein MGEAIVITSGKGGVGKTTTSANIGTSLALQGKKVCLVDTDIGLRNLDVVMGLENRIIYDLVDVVEKRCKIHQALVKDKRFDGLLYLLPAAQTVDKSAVTPEQMKELIDELKQDYDYIIIDCPAGIEQGYKNAIAGADKAIVVTTPEVSAVRDADRIIGLLEKEQHMDAPKLIVNRIRNHMMKSGDMLDLDEITQHLSIELVGIVADDEEVIKASNHGEPIALNPNSKASIAYRNVARRILGESIPLQPLEEPNKSMFSKFKKFFGVR
- the rpmA gene encoding 50S ribosomal protein L27 codes for the protein MLRFDLQFFASKKGVGSTKNGRDSIAKRLGAKRADGQFVTGGSILYRQRGTKIYPGENVGRGGDDTLFAKIDGVVKFERFGRDRKKVSVYPVAQEA
- the radC gene encoding RadC family protein translates to MFANKLMIRDFPQDERPRERFIQHGPQSLSNHELIAILLRTGTKDESVLQLSNRLLNHFEGLRLLKSATLEEITEIKGIGLAKAIQILAAVEIGRRMANLSFDERYVIRSPEDGAKYVMNDMRFLSQEHFVCLYLNTKNQVIHKQTVFIGSLNASIVHPREVYREALKRSAASIIAVHNHPSGDPAPSREDIEVTKRLAECGKIIGIDLLDHLIIGENKFVSLKEKGHL
- the mreD gene encoding rod shape-determining protein MreD, which encodes MKKFLLPLLFVFLFLLESLFVQYLPDQVFGHNWMLSPHFLFIAMVLLTIFVGKKQGLLYAAIFGLLFDMVYVEILGIYLFLFPFICYLVSKIMNILHTNLLIIFLVTISAVALLEIGAYEMEHLIHVANIDFTSFLHLRFYPTILLNAAFILIVGYPLKRYFEKYAAVLNGE